The Lineus longissimus chromosome 10, tnLinLong1.2, whole genome shotgun sequence genome segment cgtcgtcgtcgtcgtcggcgtcgtcggcgtcgtcgtcgtcgtccgtcgtccgttagcagggcacgtttcgtaactgttagagctattgagttgaaacttggtacacatgtacccttatgtaatgacacctgggagaccaagtttcggtccgattcgtttcatggtttggccaccagggggccaaacgttaaaagtgaaaatatgcaatatctccctcaatagtagtcgggaaattttgaagaaaatatggtaggtacttctagcaaaggtgcatcatatatcctccgagtttttgatttgacctccttttcaaggtcacagaggtcaaatggtgtaaattggccgttaggatgtaacgatggcacgtttctaaactgcaatgactattgataccaaatttggtacacatttaccccttagtcagctgatctcagggaccgaagtttggtccaatatgattcaccacttgaccaccagggggcaaaatccaaaaaccttaaaaatgtgattattccttaacttcttgcccgattgccaccaatttgatatcatgggtacatctaaccaccatacagtatatgtcacacaggtttttaatttgaccttcttgtcaaggtcacagaggtcaaatggcgtaaattcgccgtcaggccgtaacaatggcacgtttcttaactgcaatgactattgatcacaaattaagtacacatgtaccccttggtcaggtgatctcaggtaccgaagtttggtgcgatctgatttgccgtttggcctccagggagggggccaaatcctaaattcttcaaaatgccattattcctagtaatgacttgcccgattggcaccaattttatatcataggtacatctaattctaacaaccattcaatgtgtcacccgggtcttctttgatttgacctacttttcaaggtcacagaggtcgaatgtactgtaaattggccattttggggaaattgtaattgcttggacctacatcaaacctaacactacatgacacaagaccatgctctttatccatctttcctccacatgaggtgagcacaatggccctggccatttcattatgtaaATACAAGCATTCAGAGATGGATTACAGACAAGATTGTACAATATGGCATTCATTATAATTACTTTAACATAACAATCAAATTAcatttgcatgttattttcaacaCTGTGCATAACAAAGaattatttttttttacaagacaTAACTATTTTCACAACTGTGgcttttttcatcaacaaacaGCCGTCTCTTACAGGACACCTTTGtaagcagaacctctctaaaaattggtcattttcattcaagttgAACTCCGTCATCAGAATATCTCagtaccaagggtgtccttaatagggagctATAACGAtgagtagaacctcccttagtggacacctctctatcaaggacaccctctctatgaaggatacatgttttggtccaaaattggctgtttccattcaatttgtcctctctaatcaggacacaacttgtcagtcccgagggtgtccttaatagggagccTATACCGTACTTTTGATGAGCGTAAAGTCACACACATCACAAGCGGTCAGAGCTCCATAAACAACCCTGTTTCACCAAAGAAATAGATGAAGTATCACTGAGAATACTCGAAACCCATCCTGAAATGATAAGGGACTCGCCAAAAATAGTCATCCTGGAAGAAACGTCAAGGATCAAACTTCAAgctttttgaaatattggcaGTTCTAGATTCCATACCTGACCGAGGAGGACGGGCCTTTACAGTTATTCTAGGCGAGTTACTCTCAATTCAGATGATAAATCACGAGTGACCCATTGCAAGTGACACAAAAATATACCTAGATGAAACAGAAGAATAATTTAACACCCATAACACAGTTTTTACAGTCGGAAACAAGAAACAAATAACCACAGATGAAGAACAGGTAAATAAAATGTTGCAATTCCAACATAGTTGAAATTAATCTTCACAAGAAACCAGAAACCATAGATGAAGAACAGGTAAATGAACTATCGCAATTCCAACATTGTTGAAAATAATCTTTACAAGAAACCAGAAACCACAGATGAAGAACAGGtaaatgaaatattgcaattccAACAAAGTTAAAAATAATCTTTAAAATTGATGTTCGCGCTTTCTGTTTGACTGATAGCTCATTTTTGGCACCATTAGCACAGGATGTGGCGAAAAAAAATGCCCTGCTCATTAAAATACGTAATCTCAATCTCATTTAACGTTTATGATCAACTTAACATTGCATCTTTTGAACACCCTGAAGGAAATAAATACTAGACTTCACCAAGTATCATTTCCGAGATCGAGATTTCAAGATTTTTAAAACATTGTATCAGAGTTTAAAATATTTGTACGCTGGAGACAACAAACAACCCTGTGAACTAATCATGCGTATGAATGATTGGCATCATTCATGTACAGGTTGTGGAAAGTATCACACTCGACAACTTTAAAACCATTTTCATGGAATAATGATATGTTTGATTAGTCAAAAAAGATAAGTCTGCACCAAGCAGTTTTATAAGTAATCTCATTTTAAGATCTATCTTGGGTAACCAATCAAATGTCCTCCAGACAAAATACCATTTTCAAATTATAAAAGCGAGGACATTTTTACCCCAGCTGACTTGGGACAATTTGACTGGAGGACGTTTCGACTGGACACCCAAACTGGCAGGCACAACATTAATCTCACTGCAAACATCACATTTCCTTCTATTCAAGAATTACATTTGTGAGAAATAAGGCCAAAAAAGATGTGCCCATGcaatattcatgaaatatcAGTACAGAAGAggaacatacagtggaacctcccttagcggacacctcactatcaaggacaacctctctattaaggacagtagtttcggtcccaaattggttgtttccattgaattcgacctctctaatgaggacacctctctattaaggacaccatatGTCAGTccagaaggtgtccttaatagagaggttctactgtacttgtaatGATGTTGACTTCAACTTCAGAATAAGAGGCACTCTGTGGTAAACAGACAGGTAGTGCATTCGATTACTGGCACAGCGCTTGACGAAATCCCTATCTCGTGGCTTGATATATATGCCCAGTTCGATTACATATGCCCAGTTCGATTACATAGCGCTTTGAGAGATCCCTATCTCGCGCCTTGATAAGCCTCGATGCCCAGTTGGAGCGAGAATGTCAGCGACAAACATTTTTCGCTGACCTTATTGACAACATTTTCCACTTGTTTATTTTAAACATCTTCCAGTGTCCTTTTTATTTTTGTCAAAGAACTGCATCAAGCAAAAGATTGTCTGCGCGTAAAATGGACAATAATGAACACTGTTAAGGCTGACAATAAATTTTCACttagtcacagaggtcaatttttaaatgttttatgGTAATTTTCGTAGTATTTTCCCCAATTGTACTGTGGCTAGTGCTGGCAGAAATCCTGTAACAGTTTTATTGCAAATATTTCTTACTTTTTCATTTGATGGTAAAACTTTTAAGGGTTATCTGGACATGGTTTTTCCTGATTAATTTTGGGTATTGCCAATAATGAAAACACCACTTATGCTTTTTAAGGGTTTTTGTATGTGTTCCAAGAACAAGAACCTTGACATTCGTGTGACGTCAAATGACCAAAAAATTTCGCTGTACATGTTGGACAACCTCCACGGAGACTGAAATTGTGACGTCATTCTCGACATAACATCATTTGAGCTCAATTAATAGGTCATGACTGACGTCACATTTTTTGGATCCCTTTCTTAGGAATTGTGGTAGCAACCTAACTTTTGACAAGTTTGATGTAAAAACTTTGGAAAATGTGTGGCAATATCACAAATAATGTTTGGCATTTGATAAAATTGACATTAAAATATTTATTGATTCAGGTTTCTCTGTCCACATAACCCCTTTAGCTATCACCCTGTATAATGAATTACTCTGCTTTTGTTTTGGCTGTTTTTCCCCAGTAGTATAACAGTTGAGCAACTAAGATACCATTACATGTCGTCGCCACGACATAGGTGAGGATGATTAGTGTGTCACCCGTCTCCTGGATCGAGGTGAAGATTCTTGCAAACGCACCGAGGAAGAGGAGCATGAGAGTTATGGCCGAGAGCTGACCAGTGCTGCCTTGCTGGAAGTTCTGGAATGCCTGGATTAACTGCAAGAAAGAGAAAATACGTTAAGTGGGAAGGTAGTGCAAAAGGGTACTAAACACAAAAATCTTTGCGGCCATTTTAGTTTGTGGTTTTGTAAAATTTCACTTTTCGCGTACTCTTAATTTAGCATTTTGACAAACCATAAcagttatttcattttcaattagtTTTTCACAGccagattttttttattttttcatatgGTGTCCCTTATCTCTCTCTGGAGGAAACACTGCTTGTACATATAATTCTTTGGACTTCCTGGTTTAAAATAGAAATCTGCAGAACTtgaaaatgtaacaaaatgTAAGGCTTTTCCCCTCATTGAGGCTTTTGGATTGTTTCTAGTGTACACTAGCACCAGGATCGATACACACCCCTGCTAGGTGACAATGGAAAGGCTCGACtttaatgataaaaaatgatacatgacattatcattttatcattataACTTACTTTACTAACGACAATAACAGGCACATTGCCTGCTTGCAGGAGCGCCAGCATCTTGACGGGTACAGCGGGGGACAACAGAAATGCCATGACAGCCGATATCACCGCCGAGAAGACAAGACTTAGGCCTAGCTGGTCACTAAACACAAGGACGAGGAACCCTATGGTGGCCGTCTGGATAATGAGGAAGAAACCCTCACCATAGGAACTGCAAGAGATAACATATTTACATTATTACTGAGGAACCGCCCTTAGCGGAcgccctctctatcaaggacactgcatttggtaaCTAAACCATCCATTCCATTGAAATtttcctctctaatcaggacgcctctctagtaaggacagcatttgtcagtcccaataaTTTGTCcctctaatagagaggttttacttcATTTGACTTTAATTTCATTCTTGCTGTACATTACTGCCAATACCAGTTTGAGTCCTTATTGAAATGATTTATCATGCACCTCATCATAAAGAGGTTTGGGTACTTTCCTTAAACCTTTATCAGACTCAACTGGACTTGTGATATTGTCCGTAAAACAAAATCTATTGATGAAtcggtgtggctttcaaggaactcaaATTCCTGGTAGTTAGCAACAAATTTGACGGGTAACTCTGATgagacttaaagggacaacacaGGCAGCAGCTCGGCAAGCAAGATAAAGTCACACatagtcaccaataggggtctctcatatctcactgtacgtcgaaatgattcacgattgtacaaggaatatatctAGTGCCGAGTCTGCATGACCACGGCAAGGCCCCTTACTGTGTTTACCAGTCACTTGAAGAtagccaaattagcccctctgctgtTGTCTACAGTGCCCCTTTAAAGCATGATCGCTTGTTACgaagtgtctatgccagggcaagtaaatgaTCCCACACAGACTGTGGACAGTACCCTATAGTGGACTCGCACACCTCTGGCAAAAATCAACTACAGCTAAGATGCCGGTAATGATCATCAAATGATGATGAGCCAACAAGAGAACTGACATTACCTGAATGGATAGCCTTGGGCAAAACCGTATGCAGCATTTCCTGAAATTGCCACCAACTCCAGAATAACACTTGTCATGCTAATTCCTTGTCCACTCTTCGCCACAAAAATCTTTATGATTTGTGGTAATTTTACTGGGAAAGAGACAAATGATTGCATTTaaagaatttcatttcaaaacatgacatgatcgacagacatgtacatgtacactctggTGGTAAGAAGGTCGATAATTTTTCAATAGAAAAACAATATGTTCTGAACAGCTGTTAGTTTTAATGGTCTGGTGGTCAAGTAAAAATCTAATCTGACATGGACTCAGGTTTTCTTAGCTAGGAAAAGGAGTGCACACCACATTCACTGGACAACTTACCTAGAATTGATCCAAGAATGATCCCAAAGCCAAGACATTTGCTTATGAAGATTTTCAGGCATgcaactgaaaaaaaacaacaaaataaagcAGGTGAT includes the following:
- the LOC135494945 gene encoding mannose-P-dolichol utilization defect 1 protein-like, whose protein sequence is MAGNSTNFLVPWIQILLPQPCYNEVLVEFNFFHVACLKIFISKCLGFGIILGSILVKLPQIIKIFVAKSGQGISMTSVILELVAISGNAAYGFAQGYPFSSYGEGFFLIIQTATIGFLVLVFSDQLGLSLVFSAVISAVMAFLLSPAVPVKMLALLQAGNVPVIVVSKLIQAFQNFQQGSTGQLSAITLMLLFLGAFARIFTSIQETGDTLIILTYVVATTCNGILVAQLLYYWGKTAKTKAE